From Pseudokineococcus lusitanus, a single genomic window includes:
- a CDS encoding phosphoribosyl-ATP diphosphatase, with translation MKTFDDLFAELSAKAASRPEGSRTVAELDAGVHAIGKKVVEEAAEVWMAAEHESDERTAEEVSQLLYHLQVLLLARGLTLEDVYAHL, from the coding sequence GTGAAGACCTTCGACGACCTCTTCGCCGAGCTGTCCGCCAAGGCGGCGTCCCGGCCCGAGGGCTCCCGCACCGTGGCCGAGCTCGACGCGGGCGTCCACGCCATCGGCAAGAAGGTCGTCGAGGAGGCCGCCGAGGTGTGGATGGCGGCCGAGCACGAGAGCGACGAGCGGACCGCCGAGGAGGTCTCGCAGCTGCTGTACCACCTGCAGGTCCTCCTCCTCGCGCGCGGCCTGACGCTCGAGGACGTGTACGCCCACCTCTGA
- a CDS encoding PH domain-containing protein: MAGPRPSAASGEPGRPSERSRLHRPFVPRRARVVALTIGALALLGSVVLAVVVPGGGLGDAAGFVTLGLLVALVAYRQAGVRVLVDEDGIVVRNLVHTRRLGWAQVVGVSFGGGAPWAQLDLSDGDVLAVMAVQRADGEHGTAEAQRLATLVALHGPRDADGR, encoded by the coding sequence GTGGCCGGCCCCCGCCCCTCCGCCGCCTCCGGCGAGCCCGGCCGCCCGTCCGAGCGTTCCCGTCTCCACCGGCCCTTCGTCCCGCGCCGGGCGCGCGTCGTCGCCCTGACCATCGGCGCGCTGGCCCTGCTCGGCAGCGTGGTCCTCGCCGTCGTCGTGCCCGGCGGCGGGCTCGGCGACGCCGCCGGCTTCGTCACGCTCGGCCTGCTCGTGGCCCTCGTGGCGTACCGGCAGGCGGGGGTGCGCGTCCTCGTCGACGAGGACGGCATCGTCGTCCGCAACCTCGTCCACACGCGCCGTCTCGGGTGGGCGCAGGTGGTCGGCGTCAGCTTCGGCGGAGGTGCGCCCTGGGCCCAGCTCGACCTCTCGGACGGCGACGTCCTCGCCGTCATGGCCGTGCAGCGCGCCGACGGCGAGCACGGCACCGCGGAGGCGCAGCGCCTCGCGACCCTCGTCGCCCTCCACGGACCGCGGGACGCTGACGGACGCTGA
- the pnuC gene encoding nicotinamide riboside transporter PnuC: protein MTTVGDALVTALDATLYVGGVPILAREVVGNVFGLASAVGGMRRRVWAWPVGIVGNLLLLTVFLGGVFATPQDVDLYGQAGRQVFFLLVSTYGWWTWGRTARAGRAAGTPSAPAVRPRWATGRERAVLLVVLVGGTLLLAQLFAALGSYGPYPDAWIFTGSLLATYGMARGWVDFWLLWLAVDVVGVPLLVAAGYYPSAVLYVVYAGFVVWGALTWVRTLRAGEPAPADGGPRGPEDPAVRTLG from the coding sequence GTGACCACCGTCGGCGACGCCCTCGTGACCGCGCTGGACGCGACCCTCTACGTCGGAGGGGTGCCGATCCTGGCGCGCGAGGTCGTCGGCAACGTCTTCGGTCTCGCGTCGGCCGTCGGCGGCATGCGCCGGCGGGTGTGGGCCTGGCCCGTCGGCATCGTCGGCAACCTGCTCCTGCTCACCGTCTTCCTCGGCGGCGTCTTCGCGACGCCGCAGGACGTCGACCTCTACGGCCAGGCCGGGCGGCAGGTCTTCTTCCTCCTCGTCAGCACCTACGGGTGGTGGACGTGGGGCCGCACCGCCCGCGCCGGCCGGGCGGCGGGCACCCCGTCGGCGCCGGCCGTGCGCCCCCGCTGGGCCACGGGCCGGGAGCGGGCGGTGCTCCTCGTCGTCCTCGTCGGCGGCACGCTGCTGCTCGCGCAGCTCTTCGCCGCGCTCGGCTCCTACGGGCCCTACCCCGACGCCTGGATCTTCACGGGGTCCTTGCTGGCCACCTACGGCATGGCCCGCGGGTGGGTCGACTTCTGGCTGCTGTGGCTGGCCGTCGACGTCGTCGGCGTCCCGCTCCTCGTCGCCGCCGGGTACTACCCGTCGGCGGTCCTCTACGTCGTCTACGCCGGCTTCGTCGTGTGGGGCGCCCTCACGTGGGTGCGCACGCTGCGTGCGGGGGAGCCCGCGCCGGCGGACGGCGGACCGCGCGGGCCGGAGGACCCGGCGGTCCGCACGCTGGGCTGA
- a CDS encoding FUSC family protein — MPVSPDRPSARLAREGALRVADRGTRSARQRVARLRRRGPNIVQCGLAGAAAWGIAHHLLGHPTPFFAPVAAVVALGASYQGRLRRTGEVVVGVAVGIGVGDLVAQQIGVGVWQLAVVVSLSMALAVLLDAGQLLVTQAGVQAGIVTSLAAPVSAGVDRWVDALVGGSVALVVAALLPTAPLLRPRRLAAGVLDELAELVGEAAAAARDADGGRAEAALERARRSQVAQDDLRAAAVEALAAVRLSPFRRRHRPGLEAVSELAVPLDRAVRNVRVLVRRVAVAEHRDEVLPAELAGVLEDLATSSRLLGEAVLAGRRDEDLQLELAELGRRAGAVGERHLGLSAAVCVGQVRSTVVDLLQVGGWDQEVALRHVPAVGPPPA; from the coding sequence GTGCCCGTGAGCCCCGACCGACCGAGCGCCCGGCTCGCCCGCGAGGGCGCGCTCCGGGTGGCGGACCGGGGCACCCGGTCGGCCCGGCAGCGGGTGGCCCGGCTGCGCCGCCGCGGGCCCAACATCGTCCAGTGCGGGCTGGCCGGGGCGGCCGCGTGGGGCATCGCGCACCACCTGCTCGGCCACCCGACGCCCTTCTTCGCGCCCGTCGCCGCCGTCGTCGCCCTGGGCGCGAGCTACCAGGGGCGGCTGCGGCGCACCGGCGAGGTCGTCGTCGGCGTCGCGGTGGGCATCGGCGTCGGCGACCTCGTGGCGCAGCAGATCGGCGTGGGTGTCTGGCAGCTCGCGGTCGTCGTCTCGCTGTCGATGGCGCTGGCGGTCCTCCTCGACGCGGGCCAGCTGCTCGTCACGCAGGCGGGCGTCCAGGCGGGCATCGTCACGTCGCTCGCGGCCCCCGTCTCTGCCGGCGTCGACCGGTGGGTGGACGCCCTCGTCGGCGGCTCGGTGGCGCTCGTCGTCGCCGCGCTGCTGCCCACCGCGCCCCTGCTGCGGCCGCGGCGGCTCGCCGCGGGCGTCCTCGACGAGCTGGCCGAGCTCGTCGGCGAGGCGGCCGCGGCGGCCCGCGACGCCGACGGCGGGCGGGCCGAGGCGGCGCTCGAGCGGGCGCGCCGCAGCCAGGTGGCGCAGGACGACCTGCGCGCCGCCGCGGTCGAGGCGCTGGCTGCCGTGCGGCTGTCGCCCTTCCGCCGCCGGCACCGTCCCGGGCTCGAGGCCGTCAGCGAGCTCGCCGTGCCCCTCGACCGCGCCGTCCGCAACGTCCGCGTCCTCGTGCGCCGCGTCGCCGTCGCCGAGCACCGCGACGAGGTGCTGCCCGCCGAGCTCGCCGGCGTCCTCGAGGACCTCGCGACGTCGTCCCGCCTCCTCGGCGAGGCCGTGCTCGCGGGGCGGCGCGACGAGGACCTGCAGCTCGAGCTCGCGGAGCTCGGCCGCCGGGCCGGCGCCGTGGGCGAGCGCCACCTCGGGCTGTCCGCCGCCGTGTGCGTCGGGCAGGTGCGCAGCACCGTCGTCGACCTCCTGCAGGTCGGCGGCTGGGACCAGGAGGTCGCGCTGCGGCACGTGCCGGCCGTCGGGCCGCCCCCCGCCTGA
- a CDS encoding sensor domain-containing phosphodiesterase codes for MSALTPPRTATPEDGAGHTADRPTTGPHAAPVPAPLDDLQPVLDAFAAMAGAPTEDDALARAVDVARLATGAHLGAAVLAGEDGVTHLVHAGMTAVEVSRLPGPPQGRGVLGAVLAGELVRVDDVATHPAWQGAVPHHPPMEAFLGVPVTGDDDEVLGAFYLSKPPGQAPFGDGDQSLVAALARQCGAVVVRLRALRRGERLAARLVQADGVRAAAVQRMTEALDPVEAVDSVLEMAREQLGMPLVAVVRVRPDGSQEVERVAGVLHGGSTPLPGTPLPARSLCGRVVTVGPVVVPDVALAPELAEEAAAWPGVAAYVGVPVVVGGTVRGSLCAVSDTPTDLTGADVAVLEVVADVAARQLARREAATLLRTRREDQLAPHLAPGGLAVVLQPVVDLRDGTVIGVEALARPTGFPGGPAELFAEAAALGLGVEAELAAVDAALALLPTLPDDVQMGVNVGPATACDPRLHERVAAATAGRSHRVVVELTEHEDTSAHPDLPSRLADLRALGARVAIDDAGAGYAGLRTIVDLSPDVLKLDISLVSGIDTHPARRALVSSLVALAHELGAYLVAEGVERPGELAVLRGLGVAAAQGFYLARPVPRPLLDLRPRAVVAVPRPLQRV; via the coding sequence GTGAGCGCCCTGACCCCGCCGCGCACCGCGACCCCCGAGGACGGTGCCGGCCACACCGCCGACCGCCCCACCACCGGACCGCACGCCGCCCCCGTCCCCGCCCCCCTCGACGACCTCCAGCCCGTCCTCGACGCCTTCGCCGCCATGGCCGGCGCCCCCACGGAGGACGACGCGCTCGCGCGCGCCGTCGACGTGGCCCGCCTCGCGACCGGCGCCCACCTCGGGGCCGCCGTCCTCGCGGGCGAGGACGGCGTCACGCACCTCGTCCACGCGGGCATGACGGCCGTGGAGGTCTCCCGGCTGCCCGGCCCGCCGCAGGGCCGCGGCGTCCTCGGTGCCGTCCTCGCCGGCGAGCTCGTCCGCGTCGACGACGTCGCGACCCACCCCGCGTGGCAGGGCGCGGTCCCGCACCACCCGCCGATGGAGGCCTTCCTCGGCGTCCCGGTCACCGGCGACGACGACGAGGTCCTCGGCGCCTTCTACCTGTCCAAGCCGCCCGGGCAGGCGCCCTTCGGCGACGGCGACCAGAGCCTCGTCGCCGCCCTCGCCCGGCAGTGCGGCGCCGTCGTCGTCCGGCTCCGCGCGCTGCGCCGGGGGGAGCGGCTGGCCGCCCGGCTCGTCCAGGCCGACGGCGTCCGCGCCGCGGCCGTCCAGCGGATGACCGAGGCCCTCGACCCCGTCGAGGCCGTCGACAGCGTCCTCGAGATGGCGCGCGAGCAGCTCGGCATGCCGCTCGTCGCCGTCGTGCGCGTCCGGCCCGACGGCAGCCAGGAGGTCGAGCGCGTCGCGGGCGTCCTCCACGGCGGCTCGACGCCGCTCCCCGGGACCCCGCTGCCCGCCCGGAGCCTGTGCGGCCGCGTGGTGACCGTCGGCCCGGTCGTCGTGCCCGACGTCGCCCTCGCGCCGGAGCTCGCCGAGGAGGCCGCCGCCTGGCCGGGCGTCGCCGCCTACGTCGGCGTCCCCGTCGTCGTCGGCGGCACCGTCCGCGGGTCGCTCTGCGCCGTCTCCGACACGCCGACCGACCTCACCGGCGCGGACGTCGCCGTGCTCGAGGTCGTCGCCGACGTGGCGGCCCGCCAGCTGGCGCGGCGCGAGGCCGCCACGCTCCTGCGGACCCGCCGCGAGGACCAGCTGGCGCCGCACCTCGCGCCCGGCGGCCTCGCCGTCGTCCTGCAGCCCGTCGTCGACCTGCGCGACGGCACCGTCATCGGCGTCGAGGCGCTGGCCCGTCCCACCGGCTTCCCCGGCGGGCCCGCGGAGCTCTTCGCCGAGGCCGCCGCGCTCGGGCTCGGCGTCGAGGCGGAGCTGGCCGCGGTCGACGCCGCGCTGGCGCTCCTCCCGACCCTGCCCGACGACGTGCAGATGGGCGTCAACGTCGGGCCCGCCACGGCCTGCGACCCGCGGCTGCACGAGCGGGTCGCCGCCGCGACGGCGGGCCGGTCGCACCGCGTCGTCGTCGAGCTCACCGAGCACGAGGACACGAGCGCCCACCCGGACCTGCCGTCGCGCCTCGCCGACCTGCGCGCGCTCGGCGCCCGGGTGGCCATCGACGACGCCGGCGCCGGCTACGCCGGGCTCCGGACCATCGTCGACCTGTCCCCCGACGTCCTGAAGCTCGACATCTCGCTCGTCAGCGGGATCGACACGCACCCCGCCCGCCGTGCGCTCGTCAGCAGCCTCGTGGCGCTGGCCCACGAGCTCGGCGCGTACCTCGTGGCAGAGGGCGTCGAGCGGCCCGGCGAGCTCGCGGTGCTGCGCGGGCTCGGCGTCGCCGCGGCGCAGGGCTTCTACCTAGCCCGCCCGGTACCGCGCCCGCTCCTCGACCTGCGCCCGCGCGCGGTCGTCGCCGTCCCCCGTCCGCTGCAGCGGGTCTGA
- the hisF gene encoding imidazole glycerol phosphate synthase subunit HisF, translated as MSLAVRVVPCLDVDAGRVVKGVRFAGLRDAGDPVELARQYGDDGADELVFLDVTASTDDRATTYDVVARTAEQVFVPLTVGGGVRAVADVDRLLRAGADKVGVNTAAVARPQLLAEVADRFGAQVLVLSVDARRCPPGTPPGERTPSGFEVTTHGGRRGTGLDAVAWAEEAARLGAGEILLNSVDADGTTDGFDLEMLRAVRGVVGVPVIASGGAGRLEDFAPAVEAGADAVLAASVFHFGRLRVGQVKDALASAGYPVRRAGAAVHAGEHPVTGATERG; from the coding sequence GTGAGCCTCGCCGTCCGTGTCGTCCCCTGCCTCGACGTCGACGCCGGCCGCGTCGTCAAGGGCGTCCGCTTCGCGGGCCTGCGCGACGCCGGCGACCCGGTGGAGCTGGCCCGGCAGTACGGCGACGACGGCGCCGACGAGCTCGTGTTCCTCGACGTCACGGCCAGCACCGACGACCGGGCGACGACGTACGACGTCGTCGCCCGCACCGCGGAGCAGGTCTTCGTGCCCCTCACGGTGGGCGGCGGTGTCCGCGCCGTCGCCGACGTCGACCGTCTCCTGCGCGCCGGGGCCGACAAGGTCGGCGTCAACACGGCCGCCGTGGCGCGACCGCAGCTCCTCGCCGAGGTGGCCGACCGCTTCGGCGCCCAGGTCCTCGTGCTGTCCGTCGACGCCCGGCGCTGCCCGCCCGGCACCCCGCCGGGAGAGCGCACCCCCTCGGGCTTCGAGGTGACGACGCACGGCGGCCGCCGCGGCACCGGCCTCGACGCCGTCGCCTGGGCCGAGGAGGCCGCCCGCCTCGGCGCGGGAGAGATCCTCCTCAACTCCGTCGACGCCGACGGGACGACCGACGGCTTCGACCTCGAGATGCTCCGCGCCGTCCGCGGCGTCGTGGGCGTGCCCGTCATCGCCAGCGGCGGCGCCGGTCGGCTCGAGGACTTCGCCCCCGCGGTCGAGGCCGGCGCGGACGCCGTCCTCGCCGCCTCGGTCTTCCACTTCGGCCGGCTCCGGGTGGGGCAGGTCAAGGACGCCCTCGCCTCCGCCGGCTACCCCGTGCGCCGTGCCGGCGCGGCCGTCCACGCGGGCGAGCACCCGGTGACGGGGGCCACCGAGCGGGGCTGA
- the rpe gene encoding ribulose-phosphate 3-epimerase, producing the protein MPAAAPGAGGGPSPRRPHVHPSILSADFTDLAAEVRRIGTADAVHVDVMDNHFVPNLTLGLPVVERLAAVSALPLDCHLMVEAPDRWAPAYAEAGAQGVTFHAEAAAAPVRLARELRRLGARAGVALNPATPVEPWLDLLGEVDMVLVMTVEPGFGGQPFLDVVLPKVRRLRRAVDAAGLAVAVQVDGGVSATTIGRAAEAGADVFVAGSAVYGAEDAGAAVEELRTLAAAAAGGSAA; encoded by the coding sequence GTGCCCGCCGCCGCCCCCGGGGCGGGGGGCGGCCCCTCGCCCCGCCGGCCGCACGTCCACCCGAGCATCCTCTCGGCCGACTTCACGGACCTCGCGGCCGAGGTGCGCCGCATCGGCACCGCCGACGCCGTCCACGTCGACGTCATGGACAACCACTTCGTGCCCAACCTCACGCTGGGGCTGCCCGTCGTCGAGCGGCTCGCGGCCGTCAGCGCGCTGCCGCTCGACTGCCACCTCATGGTCGAGGCGCCCGACCGCTGGGCGCCCGCCTACGCCGAGGCGGGCGCGCAGGGCGTGACCTTCCACGCCGAGGCGGCCGCGGCGCCCGTACGGCTGGCGCGCGAGCTCCGGCGGCTCGGGGCCCGCGCCGGCGTGGCGCTCAACCCGGCGACGCCGGTCGAGCCGTGGCTCGACCTGCTCGGCGAGGTCGACATGGTGCTCGTCATGACCGTCGAGCCCGGCTTCGGCGGGCAGCCCTTCCTCGACGTCGTCCTGCCGAAGGTCCGGCGGCTGCGACGGGCGGTCGACGCCGCCGGGCTGGCCGTCGCCGTCCAGGTCGACGGCGGCGTGAGCGCGACGACCATCGGCCGCGCCGCCGAGGCGGGCGCCGACGTCTTCGTCGCCGGCTCGGCCGTCTACGGCGCCGAGGACGCGGGGGCCGCCGTCGAGGAGCTGCGCACGCTGGCCGCCGCGGCCGCCGGCGGCAGCGCTGCATGA
- a CDS encoding primosome assembly protein PriA (binding of PriA to forked DNA starts the assembly of the primosome, also possesses 3'-5' helicase activity): MLDVPLPHLDRVLDYTVPASMAATAVPGVRVRARLAGAEVEGFVVDRRPSSDHEGRLQPLRKVVSPEPVLDPAVLALARAVARRWAGTTADVLRLAVPPRRAAVEVEERPGPPAGPVAAPAPGPWAQYAGGSALVARLLAGGSPRAVWTALPGAPPDDWAGALAVLAAATLAGGRGALLVVPDRRDVARVDAALTALLGAGRHVRLSADDGPTPRYRAYTALRRGRVRVVVGTRAAALAPVADLGLVVCWDDGDDSHVEPRAPYPHARDVLVERADLVGAAAVVGSPARTAAAQQLVATGWARPVVAAREVVRARAPRTAVAEDDGRDPAGPGARLPASALRLVRESLLAGPVLVQVPRAGYLPATACQRCRHPARCPRCSGPLALPAAGGADVAAAPVCRWCATTAPAWACRHCGGRALRALVVGSGRTAEELGRALPGTTVRRSGGADAVIDDVPAAPALVVATPGAEPVAAGGYAAALLLDTWALLTRADLRSAEEALRRWLSAASLVRPAGEGGRVLAVGEAGLAPLQALVRWDPAGHAERELVERVELGLPPAVTAVRVAGPAAGVRALLEAARLPPSTGVLGPVPAQGRRWATGGPVALRTDGSAPADDAPGAQQVLLRVPSADARALADALRAARAVTSARKEPAVRVQVDPLDPLEGW; the protein is encoded by the coding sequence GTGCTCGACGTGCCGCTCCCGCACCTGGACCGGGTCCTCGACTACACGGTGCCCGCGTCGATGGCCGCGACGGCCGTGCCCGGGGTGCGGGTGAGGGCCCGGCTCGCGGGCGCCGAGGTCGAGGGCTTCGTCGTCGACCGCCGCCCGTCCAGCGACCACGAGGGCCGGCTGCAGCCGCTGCGGAAGGTCGTCTCGCCCGAGCCGGTGCTCGACCCGGCGGTGCTCGCGCTGGCCCGCGCGGTGGCGCGGCGGTGGGCGGGCACGACGGCCGACGTCCTGCGGCTGGCCGTGCCGCCCCGGCGGGCCGCCGTGGAGGTCGAGGAGCGACCGGGCCCCCCGGCGGGCCCGGTGGCGGCGCCTGCGCCCGGCCCGTGGGCGCAGTACGCCGGGGGCAGCGCGCTCGTCGCGCGGCTGCTCGCGGGCGGGTCGCCCCGGGCGGTCTGGACGGCGCTGCCCGGCGCGCCGCCGGACGACTGGGCCGGCGCCCTCGCGGTCCTGGCCGCCGCGACGCTGGCGGGCGGCCGCGGTGCCCTCCTCGTCGTGCCGGACCGGCGCGACGTCGCCCGGGTGGACGCCGCGCTCACGGCGCTGCTCGGCGCCGGCCGGCACGTCCGGCTGTCGGCCGACGACGGCCCGACCCCGCGGTACCGGGCGTACACGGCCCTGCGCCGCGGCCGGGTCCGGGTCGTCGTCGGCACCCGGGCGGCGGCGCTCGCGCCCGTCGCCGACCTCGGGCTCGTCGTCTGCTGGGACGACGGGGACGACTCCCACGTCGAGCCGCGCGCGCCGTACCCGCACGCCCGCGACGTGCTCGTCGAGCGGGCCGACCTCGTGGGGGCCGCCGCCGTCGTCGGCTCGCCCGCCCGGACGGCCGCCGCGCAGCAGCTGGTGGCCACGGGCTGGGCCCGGCCCGTCGTCGCCGCCCGCGAGGTGGTGCGCGCCCGGGCGCCGCGGACGGCGGTGGCGGAGGACGACGGGCGCGACCCGGCGGGCCCGGGCGCGCGGCTGCCCGCCAGCGCGTTGCGGCTCGTCCGCGAGTCCCTCCTGGCGGGGCCCGTCCTCGTGCAGGTGCCGCGCGCCGGCTACCTGCCCGCCACGGCCTGCCAGCGCTGCCGGCACCCGGCCCGCTGCCCCCGCTGCAGCGGCCCGCTGGCGCTGCCGGCCGCCGGTGGCGCCGACGTCGCGGCGGCGCCGGTGTGCCGCTGGTGCGCCACCACGGCGCCCGCCTGGGCGTGCCGGCACTGCGGCGGCCGGGCGCTGCGGGCGCTCGTGGTCGGCTCGGGCCGCACGGCCGAGGAGCTGGGCCGGGCCCTGCCGGGCACCACGGTGCGGCGCTCCGGGGGGGCGGACGCCGTCATCGACGACGTCCCGGCCGCGCCCGCGCTCGTCGTCGCGACGCCCGGCGCGGAGCCCGTGGCGGCGGGCGGGTACGCGGCGGCGCTCCTGCTCGACACGTGGGCGCTGCTGACGCGCGCCGACCTCCGCTCGGCGGAGGAGGCGCTGCGGCGGTGGCTGTCCGCCGCCTCGCTCGTGCGCCCGGCCGGCGAGGGCGGGCGGGTCCTCGCCGTCGGCGAGGCCGGGCTCGCGCCGCTCCAGGCGCTCGTGCGGTGGGACCCGGCGGGCCACGCCGAGCGCGAGCTCGTCGAGCGGGTCGAGCTCGGGCTGCCGCCGGCGGTGACGGCGGTGCGCGTGGCCGGGCCCGCCGCCGGCGTCCGGGCGCTGCTCGAGGCGGCCCGGCTGCCGCCGTCCACCGGCGTGCTCGGGCCCGTGCCGGCGCAGGGTCGCCGCTGGGCCACGGGCGGTCCCGTGGCGCTGCGGACGGACGGCAGCGCCCCGGCGGACGACGCCCCCGGGGCGCAGCAGGTCCTGCTCCGGGTCCCCTCCGCCGACGCCCGGGCCCTCGCGGACGCGCTGCGGGCGGCCCGCGCCGTCACGTCGGCCCGCAAGGAGCCTGCCGTGCGCGTGCAGGTGGACCCGCTGGACCCGCTCGAGGGCTGGTAG
- the hisG gene encoding ATP phosphoribosyltransferase gives MLRIAVPNKGSLSEPAIELLREAGYAGRRTGRELVLHDRANSVELYFLRPRDIAVYVGSGRLDAGITGRDLLLDSGADAEEALTLGFGASTFRFAAPTGQVPDDVAGLAGRRVATSYDGLVRTWLADRGVDAPVVRLDGAVEISVALGVADVIADVVETGSTLRAAGLEVFGEPILESEAVLVRRRGEVPAGLETLVRRVQGVLVARDYVMVDYDVHVDLLDEASAVTPGLESPTVSPLRDASFVAVRSMVRRAEVNAVMDRLYEVGARAILVTTIHACRI, from the coding sequence GTGCTGCGCATCGCCGTCCCCAACAAGGGCTCGCTGTCCGAGCCCGCCATCGAGCTGCTCCGCGAGGCCGGCTACGCCGGGCGCCGCACGGGGCGCGAGCTCGTGCTCCACGACCGCGCCAACTCCGTCGAGCTGTACTTCCTCCGGCCGCGCGACATCGCCGTCTACGTGGGCTCGGGGCGCCTCGACGCCGGCATCACCGGCCGCGACCTGCTCCTCGACTCGGGCGCCGACGCCGAGGAGGCGCTGACGCTCGGCTTCGGCGCCTCGACCTTCCGCTTCGCCGCGCCCACCGGCCAGGTGCCGGACGACGTGGCCGGCCTCGCGGGCCGCCGTGTCGCGACGAGCTACGACGGCCTCGTCCGGACCTGGCTCGCCGACCGCGGCGTCGACGCCCCCGTCGTCCGGCTCGACGGGGCCGTCGAGATCTCCGTCGCCCTCGGCGTCGCCGACGTCATCGCCGACGTCGTCGAGACCGGGTCCACGCTGCGGGCCGCGGGGCTCGAGGTCTTCGGCGAGCCGATCCTCGAGTCCGAGGCGGTCCTCGTGCGCCGCCGCGGCGAGGTCCCCGCAGGCCTCGAGACCCTCGTGCGCCGGGTGCAGGGCGTCCTCGTCGCCCGCGACTACGTGATGGTCGACTACGACGTCCACGTCGACCTGCTCGACGAGGCGTCAGCGGTGACGCCGGGCCTGGAGTCGCCGACCGTGTCGCCGCTGCGCGACGCGAGCTTCGTGGCCGTGCGCTCGATGGTCCGGCGCGCCGAGGTCAACGCCGTCATGGACCGGCTCTACGAGGTGGGCGCGCGAGCCATCCTCGTCACGACGATCCACGCCTGCCGGATCTGA
- a CDS encoding RsmB/NOP family class I SAM-dependent RNA methyltransferase — protein MSEQGGRDGGRSGSGTGGRGQGGQGGQGGRGRGTGGGPGGRGGRGPGGPGGSGARGAGGPAGRGSGGRPPGGRPGGPGAEQRPEDGRSGPARQRWTTQRPSQRSRGAGPARDVAFDVLTAVREEDAYANLVLPGLLRREGLDARDAALATELAYGTLRGRGLYDAVLAACLDRPLERVDPPVLDALRLGAHQLLATRVPPHAAVSQTVGLVRSRIGAGPAGFANAVLRRVAEKDAAAWAGQVAPAREDDAVGHLAVVTSHPAWVVRALREALVAHGRDVAEVGDLLRADNVAPEVALAARPGLASPDEVASEAAGAVLRTEPGRWAPTAVRLLEGDPGALPAVRAGRARVQDEGSQLVALALAAAPLEGRDERWLDLCAGPGGKAALLAAAGATRGAGLVAVETAAHRARLVEQALGAVPPGAPPAEVRTADGRTVGDDEPGAFDRVLVDAPCTGLGALRRRPEARWRRTPADLGGLAPLQRDLLASALAAVRVGGVVAYVTCSPHAAETRAVVEDAVRRSRGTVELLDAPQVLAGVAGRDVGAGEGPTAQLWPHVHGTDAMFLALLRRTA, from the coding sequence ATGAGCGAGCAGGGCGGCCGCGACGGCGGCAGGAGCGGGTCCGGCACGGGCGGGCGCGGTCAGGGCGGTCAGGGCGGCCAGGGCGGTCGCGGGCGCGGCACGGGCGGCGGTCCCGGTGGCCGTGGCGGACGCGGGCCGGGCGGGCCGGGCGGCTCCGGCGCGCGCGGCGCCGGCGGCCCCGCCGGCCGGGGGAGCGGCGGTCGCCCCCCGGGCGGCCGGCCCGGCGGCCCCGGGGCGGAGCAGCGGCCCGAGGACGGGCGCAGCGGCCCGGCCCGGCAGCGCTGGACCACCCAGCGCCCGTCGCAGCGCTCACGCGGCGCTGGCCCGGCGCGCGACGTCGCCTTCGACGTCCTCACCGCCGTCCGCGAGGAGGACGCCTACGCCAACCTCGTCCTGCCCGGGCTGCTGCGGCGCGAGGGCCTCGACGCCCGCGACGCGGCGCTGGCGACCGAGCTGGCCTACGGGACCCTGCGCGGCCGGGGCCTCTACGACGCCGTCCTCGCGGCGTGCCTCGACCGCCCCCTCGAGCGGGTCGACCCGCCGGTCCTCGACGCGCTCCGCCTGGGCGCGCACCAGCTGCTCGCCACGCGCGTGCCGCCGCACGCCGCCGTGAGCCAGACCGTCGGCCTCGTCCGCAGCCGGATCGGCGCGGGGCCGGCGGGCTTCGCCAACGCGGTGCTGCGCCGCGTCGCGGAGAAGGACGCCGCGGCCTGGGCCGGGCAGGTCGCCCCGGCGCGCGAGGACGACGCCGTCGGCCACCTCGCCGTCGTCACGAGCCACCCGGCGTGGGTGGTGCGGGCGCTGCGGGAGGCGCTGGTCGCCCACGGCCGCGACGTCGCCGAGGTCGGGGACCTCCTGCGCGCCGACAACGTGGCCCCGGAGGTCGCCCTCGCCGCCCGGCCGGGCCTGGCGAGCCCTGACGAGGTCGCGTCCGAGGCCGCCGGGGCGGTGCTGCGGACGGAGCCCGGGCGCTGGGCCCCCACCGCGGTGCGCCTCCTCGAGGGCGACCCCGGCGCGCTGCCCGCCGTCCGGGCCGGGCGCGCCCGCGTCCAGGACGAGGGCAGCCAGCTCGTGGCGCTCGCGCTGGCGGCCGCCCCGCTCGAGGGGCGCGACGAGCGCTGGCTCGACCTCTGCGCCGGCCCGGGCGGCAAGGCGGCCCTGCTCGCCGCCGCCGGGGCCACGCGCGGCGCCGGGCTCGTCGCCGTCGAGACGGCGGCGCACCGGGCCCGGCTCGTCGAGCAGGCGCTGGGCGCCGTCCCGCCGGGGGCCCCGCCCGCGGAGGTGCGCACGGCCGACGGCCGCACGGTCGGCGACGACGAGCCCGGCGCCTTCGACCGGGTGCTCGTCGACGCCCCGTGCACCGGCCTGGGGGCGCTGCGCCGTCGGCCCGAGGCCCGGTGGCGGCGCACGCCGGCGGACCTCGGCGGCCTGGCGCCGCTGCAGCGCGACCTCCTCGCGTCGGCGCTGGCGGCCGTGCGCGTCGGGGGCGTCGTCGCCTACGTCACCTGCTCGCCGCACGCCGCGGAGACGCGGGCCGTCGTCGAGGACGCCGTCCGCCGTTCCCGCGGCACCGTCGAGCTGCTCGACGCGCCGCAGGTGCTGGCCGGGGTCGCCGGCCGGGACGTCGGCGCGGGGGAGGGCCCCACGGCGCAGCTGTGGCCGCACGTCCACGGCACCGACGCGATGTTCCTGGCCCTCCTGCGCCGGACGGCCTGA